The following are encoded together in the Salvelinus fontinalis isolate EN_2023a chromosome 38, ASM2944872v1, whole genome shotgun sequence genome:
- the LOC129838128 gene encoding uncharacterized protein LOC129838128 isoform X1 gives MRINIPTNMFSNKLPVLSFTWVKMGIGFGLMCTEVSGFGSTVREPKDPLCLVYPNLAYLFLFLVYPNLAYLSLFLVYPNLAYLSLFLVYPNLAYLSFCLVYPNLAYLSLFLVYPNLAYLSFCLVYPNLAYLSFCLVYPNLAYLSLFLVYPNLAYLSLFLVYPNLAYLSFCLVYPNLAYLSLFLVYPNLAYLSLFLVYPNLAYLSFCLVYPNLAYLSLFLVYPNLAYLSFCLVYPNLAYLSLFLVYPNLAYLSLFLVYPNLAYLSFCLVYPNLAYLSLCLVYPNLAYLSFCLVYPNLAYLSLFLVYPNLAYLSLFLVYPNLAYLSFCLVYPNLAYLSLFLVYPNLAYLSFCLVYPNLAYLSFCLVYPNLAYLSLCLVYPNLAYLSFCLVYPNLAYLSFCLVYPNLAYLSFCLVYPNLAFTSLETDLELSQRLSSTDVSLPEH, from the exons ATGAGGATAAACATTCCAACAAATATGTTCAGTAATAAACTTCCCGTATTGTCCTTCACTTGGGTTAAAATGGGAATAGGATTTGGGTTGATGTGTACTGAGGTCAGTGGGTTTGGTAGTACAGTACGGGAACCTAAAGATCCTCTCTgcctggtgtatcctaacctggcctatctgtttctcttcctggtgtatcctaacctggcctatctgtctctcttcctggtgtatcctaacctggcctatctgtctctcttcctggtgtatcctaacctggcctatctgtctttctgcctggtgtatcctaacctggcctatctgtctctcttcctggtgtatcctaacctggcctatctgtctttctgtctggtgtatcctaacctggcctatctgtctttctgcctggtgtatcctaacctggcctatctgtctctcttcctggtgtatcctaacctggcctatctgtctctcttcctggtgtatcctaacctggcctatctgtctttctgcctggtgtatcctaacctggcctatctgtctctcttcctggtgtatcctaac ctggcctatctgtctctcttcctggtgtatcctaacctggcctatctgtctttctgcctggtgtatcctaacctggcctatctgtctctcttcctggtgtatcctaacctggcctatctgtctttctgcctggtgtatcctaacctggcctatctgtctctcttcctggtgtatcctaacctggcctatctgtctctcttcctggtgtatcctaacctggcctatctgtctttctgcctggtgtatcctaacctggcctatctgtctctctgcctggtgtaCCCTAACCTAgcctatctgtctttctgcctggtgtatcctaacctggcctatctgtctctcttcctggtgtatcctaacctggcctatctgtctctcttcctggtgtatcctaacctggcctatctgtctttctgcctggtgtatcctaacctggcctatctgtctctcttcctggtgtatcctaacctggcctatctgtctttctgcctggtgtatcctaacctggcctatctgtctttctgcctggtgtatcctaacctggcctatctgtctctctgcctggtgtaCCCTAACCTAgcctatctgtctttctgcctggtGTACCCTAACCTAgcctatctgtctttctgcctggtGTACCCTAACCTAgcctatctgtctttctgcctggtgtatcctaacctAGCTTTTACGTCTCTGGAGACTGACCTTGAACTGTCACAGAGACTCAGCAGCACGGACGTGTCTCTCCCTGAACACTGA
- the LOC129838128 gene encoding uncharacterized protein LOC129838128 isoform X3 encodes MRINIPTNMFSNKLPVLSFTWVKMGIGFGLMCTEVSGFGSTVREPKDPLCLVYPNLAYLFLFLVYPNLAYLSLFLVYPNLAYLSLFLVYPNLAYLSFCLVYPNLAYLSLFLVYPNLAYLSFCLVYPNLAYLSFCLVYPNLAYLSLFLVYPNLAYLSLFLVYPNLAYLSFCLVYPNLAYLSLFLVYPNLAYLSFCLVYPNLAYLSLFLVYPNLAYLSFCLVYPNLAYLSLFLVYPNLAYLSFCLVYPNLAYLSLFLVYPNLAYLSLFLVYPNLAYLSFCLVYPNLAYLSLFLVYPNLAYLSLFLVYPNLAYLSFCLVYPNLAYLSLFLVYPNLAYLSFCLVYPNLAYLSFCLVYPNLAYLSLCLVYPNLAYLSFCLVYPNLAYLSFCLVYPNLAYLSFCLVYPNLAFTSLETDLELSQRLSSTDVSLPEH; translated from the exons ATGAGGATAAACATTCCAACAAATATGTTCAGTAATAAACTTCCCGTATTGTCCTTCACTTGGGTTAAAATGGGAATAGGATTTGGGTTGATGTGTACTGAGGTCAGTGGGTTTGGTAGTACAGTACGGGAACCTAAAGATCCTCTCTgcctggtgtatcctaacctggcctatctgtttctcttcctggtgtatcctaacctggcctatctgtctctcttcctggtgtatcctaacctggcctatctgtctctcttcctggtgtatcctaacctggcctatctgtctttctgcctggtgtatcctaacctggcctatctgtctctcttcctggtgtatcctaacctggcctatctgtctttctgtctggtgtatcctaacctggcctatctgtctttctgcctggtgtatcctaacctggcctatctgtctctcttcctggtgtatcctaacctggcctatctgtctctcttcctggtgtatcctaacctggcctatctgtctttctgcctggtgtatcctaacctggcctatctgtctctcttcctggtgtatcctaacctggcctatctgtctttctgcctggtgtatcctaacctggcctatctgtctctcttcctggtgtatcctaacctggcctatctgtctttctgcctggtgtatcctaacctggcctatctgtctctcttcctggtgtatcctaacctggcctatctgtctttctgcctggtgtatcctaacctggcctatctgtctctcttcctggtgtatcctaacctggcctatctgtctctcttcctggtgtatcctaacctggcctatctgtctttctgcctggtgtatcctaac ctggcctatctgtctctcttcctggtgtatcctaacctggcctatctgtctctcttcctggtgtatcctaacctggcctatctgtctttctgcctggtgtatcctaacctggcctatctgtctctcttcctggtgtatcctaacctggcctatctgtctttctgcctggtgtatcctaacctggcctatctgtctttctgcctggtgtatcctaacctggcctatctgtctctctgcctggtgtaCCCTAACCTAgcctatctgtctttctgcctggtGTACCCTAACCTAgcctatctgtctttctgcctggtGTACCCTAACCTAgcctatctgtctttctgcctggtgtatcctaacctAGCTTTTACGTCTCTGGAGACTGACCTTGAACTGTCACAGAGACTCAGCAGCACGGACGTGTCTCTCCCTGAACACTGA
- the LOC129838128 gene encoding uncharacterized protein LOC129838128 isoform X2, with the protein MRINIPTNMFSNKLPVLSFTWVKMGIGFGLMCTEVSGFGSTVREPKDPLCLVYPNLAYLFLFLVYPNLAYLSLFLVYPNLAYLSLFLVYPNLAYLSFCLVYPNLAYLSLFLVYPNLAYLSFCLVYPNLAYLSFCLVYPNLAYLSLFLVYPNLAYLSLFLVYPNLAYLSFCLVYPNLAYLSLFLVYPNLAYLSFCLVYPNLAYLSLFLVYPNLAYLSFCLVYPNLAYLSLFLVYPNLAYLSFCLVYPNLAYLSLFLVYPNLAYLSFCLVYPNLAYLSLCLVYPNLAYLSFCLVYPNLAYLSLFLVYPNLAYLSLFLVYPNLAYLSFCLVYPNLAYLSLFLVYPNLAYLSFCLVYPNLAYLSFCLVYPNLAYLSLCLVYPNLAYLSFCLVYPNLAYLSFCLVYPNLAYLSFCLVYPNLAFTSLETDLELSQRLSSTDVSLPEH; encoded by the exons ATGAGGATAAACATTCCAACAAATATGTTCAGTAATAAACTTCCCGTATTGTCCTTCACTTGGGTTAAAATGGGAATAGGATTTGGGTTGATGTGTACTGAGGTCAGTGGGTTTGGTAGTACAGTACGGGAACCTAAAGATCCTCTCTgcctggtgtatcctaacctggcctatctgtttctcttcctggtgtatcctaacctggcctatctgtctctcttcctggtgtatcctaacctggcctatctgtctctcttcctggtgtatcctaacctggcctatctgtctttctgcctggtgtatcctaacctggcctatctgtctctcttcctggtgtatcctaacctggcctatctgtctttctgtctggtgtatcctaacctggcctatctgtctttctgcctggtgtatcctaacctggcctatctgtctctcttcctggtgtatcctaacctggcctatctgtctctcttcctggtgtatcctaacctggcctatctgtctttctgcctggtgtatcctaacctggcctatctgtctctcttcctggtgtatcctaacctggcctatctgtctttctgcctggtgtatcctaacctggcctatctgtctctcttcctggtgtatcctaacctggcctatctgtctttctgcctggtgtatcctaacctggcctatctgtctctcttcctggtgtatcctaacctggcctatctgtctttctgcctggtgtatcctaac ctggcctatctgtctctcttcctggtgtatcctaacctggcctatctgtctttctgcctggtgtatcctaacctggcctatctgtctctctgcctggtgtaCCCTAACCTAgcctatctgtctttctgcctggtgtatcctaacctggcctatctgtctctcttcctggtgtatcctaacctggcctatctgtctctcttcctggtgtatcctaacctggcctatctgtctttctgcctggtgtatcctaacctggcctatctgtctctcttcctggtgtatcctaacctggcctatctgtctttctgcctggtgtatcctaacctggcctatctgtctttctgcctggtgtatcctaacctggcctatctgtctctctgcctggtgtaCCCTAACCTAgcctatctgtctttctgcctggtGTACCCTAACCTAgcctatctgtctttctgcctggtGTACCCTAACCTAgcctatctgtctttctgcctggtgtatcctaacctAGCTTTTACGTCTCTGGAGACTGACCTTGAACTGTCACAGAGACTCAGCAGCACGGACGTGTCTCTCCCTGAACACTGA
- the LOC129838127 gene encoding solute carrier family 2, facilitated glucose transporter member 3-like: protein MENMEDGKKKKGVTCYLLYCITTAVIGSLQFGYNTGVINAPEQKLRRFFQNVSMDRYGDPFSSGTNTMVWSFAVAIFSVGGMVGSLSVGFMVDKFGRRKSMLLANVLALLGGTLMGLSSLCKSFEMVIIGRLVIGVFCGLCTGLTPMYVGELAPTHLRGAFGTLHQLGVVIGILVAQVFGLEFLLGSDSLWPLLLSLTAIPAVVQSIMLPFCPESPRYLLISLNQEEEARKALVRLRGCEDVSDDIQEMKEEGMKMAMEKKVTIPELFRSPSYRQPIIIAIILQLSQQLSGINAVFYYSTGIFDTAGVTQPIYATIGAGVVNTLFTVVSLFLVERAGRRTLHLIGLAGMAVSALLMTISLSLVKTNPSLSYLAIVAVFAFVASFEMGPGPIPWFIVAELFSQGPRPAAMAVAGCSNWTANFLVGLGFPKLEELCGPYVFIIFMIFLIFFFVFTYFNVPETKGRTFDDIAKGFAGTAGAQSPPPEGMVTLPVSPTTEKVPMVEFPTEEK, encoded by the exons ATGGAGAATATGGAAGATGGGAAG AAGAAGAAGGGAGTGACCTGTTACCTCCTCTACTGCATCACTACAGCCGTCATCGGCTCCCTGCAGTTCGGATACAACACTGGAGTCATCAATGCCCctgagcag AAACTGCGACGGTTCTTCCAGAATGTGTCTATGGATCGTTATGGAGACCCCTTCTCCTCTGGGACTAACACCATGGTTTGGAGCTTCGCTGTTGCCATCTTCAGTGTGGGGGGCATGGTTGGGTCCTTGTCTGTGGGGTTCATGGTGGACAAGTTTGGGAG gcgtAAGTCCATGCTCCTGGCCAACGTGCTGGCCCTTCTGGGTGGAACTCTGATGGGTCTGTCCAGCCTGTGTAAGTCCTTTGAGATGGTAATCATTGGCAGGCTGGTCATTGGCGTGTTCTGTGGCCTGTGTACGGGACTGACGCCCATGTACGTGGGAGAGCTGGCCCCCACGCACCTCAGGGGGGCCTTCGGCACCCTCCACCAGCTGGGAGTGGTCATTGGCATCCTGGTGGCACAG gTCTTTGGTCTGGAGTTTCTGCTGGGGTCAGACTCCCTGTGGCCCCTCCTGCTGTCCCTGACGGCCATCCCTGCTGTGGTGCAGAGCATCATGTTGCCCTTCTGCCCAGAGAGCCCCCGCTACCTCCTCATCAGCCTCAACCAGGAGGAGGAGGCTCGCAAAG ccctggtGCGTCTGCGTGGCTGTGAGGACGTAAGTGATGACATCCAGGAGATGAAGGAAGAAGGGATGAAGATGGCCATGGAGAAGAAGGTCACTATTCCAGAACTCTTCCGCTCACCATCCTACCGTCAGCCAATCATCATCGCCATCATCCTGCAGCTCTCCCAGCAGCTCTCTGGCATCAACGCG GTATTCTACTATTCGACAGGTATATTTGACACTGCCGGGGTGACCCAGCCCATCTACGCCACTATAGGAGCTGGGGTGGTCAACACTCTATTCACAGTGGTATCT CTCTTCCTGGTGGAGAGGGCGGGACGAAGGACCCTGCACCTCATCGGATTGGCTGGAATGGCTGTCAGTGCTCTGCTCatgaccatctctctctcattggtG AAGACCAACCCGTCTCTGAGCTACCTGGCCATCGTGGCGGTGTTTGCCTTCGTGGCCAGTTTTGAGATGGGTCCAGGTCCTATCCCATGGTTCATAGTTGCTGAGTTATTCTCCCAGGGGCCTCGGCCTGCAGCTATGGCCGTCGCCGGCTGCTCCAACTGGACCGCCAACTTCCTGGTCGGGCTGGGCTTCCCCAAACTGGAG gAGCTGTGTGGTCCTTACGTCTTTATCATCTTCATGATCTTCCTCATATTCTTCTTCGTCTTCACCTACTTCAACGTTCCGGAGACCAAGGGGCGGACCTTTGACGACATTGCCAAAGGATTCGCCGGCACTGCAGGAGCACAATCTCCTCCCCCAGAGGGCATGGTCACCCTGCCCGTCTCCCCGACGACGGAGAAAGTTCCAATGGTTGAGTTTCCGACGGAAGAGAAGTAA